In Bacteroidales bacterium, the sequence AAATGGTCGTATTGATATTGTATAGGTTCAATAAGAATGTCAATTTTTTGTTCTTTCTTATTTTTGAAGCGTATAGCTAAAAGCAATGGAATTGCATTTATAACCTTAGGATATTCTAAAATAAGGTTAGTTAATTCTGTTTCAATATCTTCTTTACCAATAAGTACATTTAATAAATTTAATTCTTTTTCAAAAGGAATGACATTATCATAAACTTTACTCCAATTTACAAAGTAATCCCATTGAGTAATTCCTCTTAACTTAAGATTGTTTTTGAAATAATCGAATAGTTCGTCATCCGACTTTAAGTTTAGCAAAACTGTTAATTTTTTCATAGAGTTAGTTTTTAATTAAAAGTTCTGTAAGTTTTCCTCTTTTTTTAGGGTTTGCGTTAATATTTCTACGAGCATTAACACGATAAATATTAAAATTGGAATATAAATCATCAAAAAAATTGTTATTGGGATCTTTTCCTTTTACATCTGAATTACTCAATATCCATTGATGATTCAATATGTTTAAAGTATCGCAAAATTCTTTCAGACGAATTTGTTCTGCATCATCAAATTCATCTTTTGCATAAGAATTAAAGCTTGACGTTTCATTTAGTGCTTTGTATGGTGGGTCAAAATAGTAAAATGTATTTCCATTCGCATAGGATAAAGTTTCCGAATAATCACCATTCAATATTTCAACTCTTTGCAGTATAAAAGAAACAGCTCTTAAATTCCTTGTATTACAAATTTGTGGTTTTTTATAACTCCCTATTGGAACGTTAAATTCATTTTTTCTGTTAACTCGGAACAAACCATTGAAACAAGTTCTATTTAAGAAAATAAATAAAGCACTTTGGGTTGTTTGTTGTGAGGTTCTTTTGTTAAATTGATTTCTTTTATCGTAATAGTATTTTTTCTTGTTTTCTTCATTTTCTGAAATTAAATGATATTCATTTTCCCATTTTGTAAGTATAGTTATTAAATTTTCAACATCTTTTTTTATTGTGATATAGCAATTTGTTAAATCATCGTTTATGTCATTTATAATTGCTCTTTCTAAGTTTGGAAATTGCTCTAACACCCAAAATAATACTGCCCCACTTCCTACAAAGGGTTCAATATATGTAAAAGGTTCATTATAAAGATTGTTAGGTATTTTTTCTTTAATTTGTTCAATTAATTGTGTTTTACCTCCTGCCCACTTTAAAAAAGGTTTTGCTATAATATTACTCATATTTTTAAACTTTTAATATTTTAAGAATCCTTTGCATACCTTTAAGGGCAAAAGGTTCGTCTTCTATTACATTTAAAACTTTGTCACAAACCCAAAGAGTGAAAAATTTTTCTTATGAGTTCTTGTCCTGATTTTTTCATTGTTCTTACTTTAACTTGTCAAGTTTTGTTAAATATACAATTGTTTTTCTATTTTTTATGTTGAGTGGTGGAAAAATTTTAGCTCTTTTATGTAAATTTATTTTAGGATAAGACAATACTGTCGTATATA encodes:
- a CDS encoding DNA adenine methylase, giving the protein MSNIIAKPFLKWAGGKTQLIEQIKEKIPNNLYNEPFTYIEPFVGSGAVLFWVLEQFPNLERAIINDINDDLTNCYITIKKDVENLITILTKWENEYHLISENEENKKKYYYDKRNQFNKRTSQQTTQSALFIFLNRTCFNGLFRVNRKNEFNVPIGSYKKPQICNTRNLRAVSFILQRVEILNGDYSETLSYANGNTFYYFDPPYKALNETSSFNSYAKDEFDDAEQIRLKEFCDTLNILNHQWILSNSDVKGKDPNNNFFDDLYSNFNIYRVNARRNINANPKKRGKLTELLIKN